The following DNA comes from Halalkaliarchaeum sp. AArc-CO.
CTCGCCAGGGAGCTCACCGGCGAAGCGATCCCCGAACCGGAACCGGAGACGGAGCCAGAATCTGTCGCCATTTCGGGCGGTGGTTCAGAACCCGAAGACGAATCCATTTCGGATTCGGGGGAGGAGGCGGAGGAGGCTGCCGTGGCTTCGGGACCGGAGCAGGAGGCGGCGTCCGATGCGGAACCTGAAGACCTGGAGTTAGACGAGGAGTTGGGTGAGGAGACGGATGAGTCAGAGGAGCTGGAGTTAGACGAGGAGTTAGAGGAGGAGTCGGACGAGTCAGAGGAGCTGGAGTTAGACGAGGAGTTAGAGGGGGAGTCGGATGAGTCAGAGGAGCTGGAGTTAGGCGAGGAGTCGGATGAGTCAGAGGAGCTGGAGTTAGGCGAGGAGTCGGATGAGTCAGAGGAGCTGGAGTTAGGCGAGGAGTCGGATGAGTCAGAGGAGCTGGAGTTAGGCGAGGAGTCGGATGAGTCGGAGGAGCTGGAGTTAGGCGAGGAGACGGATGAGTCAGAGGAGTTGGAGTTAGGCGAGGAGTCGGATGAGTCGGAGGACTTGGAGTTAGAGGAGGAGTTGGGTGAGGAGACGGATGAGTCAGAGGACTTGGAGTTAGACGAGGAGCCGGAAAACCCGGAACCGGATACTCGTGAAGACGAGGAAGGTTCCGAAGACGAGATCGAACTCGAAGAGCCGATTCAGGAGGCTGGCTCCGGGAAAAAAGACGAATCGGCGGCGGCCGAAACCACAGCAGAGTCGAACGAAGAAGAACCGGCAGAATCCGGCGGTGAGTTGGCGGAACCCATCCCCGACGCAGAGCCGTCTGACGCCCAGGAGGACAGTCCTGACGCGGACGAGGAGTCGGACGAGAACGAACACGACGAAGGCGACGGGAAAACTGCAGAGGACGAAGCTGACGACGAAGAAGCA
Coding sequences within:
- the minD gene encoding cell division ATPase MinD, with amino-acid sequence MSKSFTVASAKGGVGKTTTTANLGAALAAAGHDVVLVDADIGMANLGAMLGIVPEGPTLHDVLSGDANLEEALYDGPCGMRVVPGSVELEAYAGVDPAKLREVVETLSEFDGYVLVDSSAGLSHDSSLPLALGDGTLLVSTPDRASLLDTEKTRELTSRLGGSVLGVALTRVEPDHPMLQSAPEVLGADVIGEIPEDEAVTAAAAAQEPLEVHAPQSPAAVSYRELARELTGEAIPEPEPETEPESVAISGGGSEPEDESISDSGEEAEEAAVASGPEQEAASDAEPEDLELDEELGEETDESEELELDEELEEESDESEELELDEELEGESDESEELELGEESDESEELELGEESDESEELELGEESDESEELELGEESDESEELELGEETDESEELELGEESDESEDLELEEELGEETDESEDLELDEEPENPEPDTREDEEGSEDEIELEEPIQEAGSGKKDESAAAETTAESNEEEPAESGGELAEPIPDAEPSDAQEDSPDADEESDENEHDEGDGKTAEDEADDEEAEGAEEPEEPEEPEEPEESDEADEEKEEKSGFFSRLFGR